Sequence from the Candidatus Zixiibacteriota bacterium genome:
CAAGCTATGGCACGCACCCCACAATGGATCAAGAAACTCGGCGGCCACGCAGGAGAACTTTACGTTGCTGCGGAGTTGTCGAAGCGGGGCATCCCGAATGCACTGCTGCCTGAGAACTTCTCTGACGATGACATTCTCGTCGGCAAGAAGGATGGTGCTAATATGGGATTTGTCCAAGTCAAGTCCTGTCACCCTGATAGGTCAAAGAGTTTTATACTTCGAGACTCGCACGAGGCATGGGTCGAGGCACCTGAGAATCAATTCGTCGCGTTCGTTTGGCTGGGATCGCCATCGACAAACGATTCACCAAGGTTTTGGATAGCACCCAAGAGCAACGTGGGCGATGATTGCGTTGCCCACAGGGCTCACGGTACGGATAACTGGGAACGAAGATTTCACCTGAACGAACTCCGAACAGACTGGGAGAATAATTGGGAGGTTTTTGCGGAGTTCATGCCATAGGTTTCTCTGGCACCTCAGTTAGCCCTTGAGACGCACCAACCGGGACTATCACCACGATTTGAGGTTGATATAGAACTACCTTGACATACAACTCAAATGTGCACTATATTTCGCGCGAGTGATGGTAAGGTGGCTATGGGGTGTTACCAAGCAAGGCTCCGAAAAGGGAGTTGGCCGCGTGAAGAAACAGCAGTGCAAGCAGATCAAAATTGACGGTAAGCGGTGCCGAGGCAGGGCGGTGACTGGCTCCAAGTTCTGTTTCTTTCACGATCCGAAAAGAGCCAAGCAGCGGCAAGCAGCGCAGCGAAAGGGTGGCATCAATCGGCTTAGGCCGGATAAGGTGACGGTGCTGCCCAGCAATACTCTCGATGCCGTTCTAAGAACAGCCGATGATGTTTGTCAATTGTTGAGTGACACGATCAACCAAGTGCGAAAAGGTGTGCTTGACGTAAAGATAGCCAACTCGGTAGGCTACCTGGCCGGTGTTATTTTGAAAGCTCGATCTCAGGGTGAACTGGAGGATCGCATTGTCGAGATCGAGGAGCACATAGCTAAGGAGCGAACTGGACATGGCCGGTAGCCAGCGGCAGCGAATTGAAAAGGCAACGGACGCATTGGTCATAACCGACGATCGTCGGCGCTACGAGGCGTTGAAGCGTGAATACTACAATACGCCTCAGGTGAGTACCGAAAGCCTGATAGTGAAGGTCTGTGCGCTTCTGGGCGGCTTTGAATGGCCACCCTGGGTCACTGCGGAGTTTGACGCGCCCATTCCCGCAGATGCCCCGGCTTGGCTTGAGAAGGAATCCGAGTTCCTCGCGCGGGCACGAAGGCATGAAGTCGACAGACAAATGAGAGCCTCTGAGACAGAGGCGTCGATAGACGAGATATTGACCGAGGTCAAAAGGGCGCATCTACCGCTGCTGTCTTGGCTCGTGGGTGTCACCCTCAAATCGGTGGAAGATGTGCACAGATGGTGTGAGGGTGAGGGCAAAGATCACCGGCCCCGCGAGCTTTGTGGAAAGGGACTGTGAAACGACAAAGCTAAACCGCGTACCGGCCACGTGACGGGTCTTCGGATATGAGCAGCAGCACAGCTATCCGGGAGTTGTAGAAGCACAATGTCTCAGAAAACCAGAGTCGACAAGTTGCACGACCGTACGCTGCGAAAAGAGGCTGACTCACGCGAAAGCCGGGAGTCTTTCGATATGCGCGTGGAACGGCTTCAACACGCCCTATCCAAGTTCGGCTACAACGTAACCCACGAACAAGCCACCTTTGAGGCGTACCGGTGGGCTACGGAGAGACCGAACTTCCGTGGCTTTGCGTTCGATCTGGCGGAGGTGGGTCTGGTGGTTGGAGACGATTCTGAGATCGCACGGTATTGTGTCAGCCCTAAAGACAACCGAAGTGCACAGCGTTAATCCAGAAAAACCTAAGCCCAGAGGCCACCGCATGTATCCTCTTTCTATCTGCTGTGAGGGGTTAGTTTTCTCAAAAAAAACCGAGAATTTAATGGATACTACTTGACAAGGGGTACGACTTCCACATATACTACCCCCAAGAATCGTAACCTTTATTTTGAGGTTTACAATGAATGATAGTGATTTCATAACAACTCTCAAGAGAAAGAAAGACAGTCACTTATCTGAAATTCGACGATTGACTCGTCTTGTTGAGAGTATTGATAATCTGATGCGTGAGTATTCCAATGGCACAAAACCACTTACGCAGACGGAGATTCCGATGGTTTCTGGCCCTCCGCCCTCAACAGAGATTGATCTGACAGGTCTTAATCTTACGGAAGCTATACTGCAAGTCATGGGACTAAAGCCGAGCTATGGTTGGCGTGGGGCGGAGATTACCAAAAGACTCCGAGACTTAGGATACAAATTGAACAATCTGGGCCAGAAAGTGTCTGCACGCCTGATTGAACGGACGAAGTCCGACAATGCCCGTTGGGAAAGGCTGGAAAAGAAAGAAACGGATAAGTATCCGAAGTACAGATTGAAAGGTGCGCTTGAAAACACACAGAATTAGGCGCAAAGAAGCCAGGCGCGGCAACGCCTGGCTCAAACTGGAATCAACCATGCGTTTCTTTAACAGGGTGTTCCTTTGTTAGTATATATCAAAACTCTGCTCGCGTCAATACCCAACTTACGGCCCAGGCCACCACCACCCGAGGCAGAAAGCTTACTGGTGGCGGGGCCTACATTGGCCCCGCCCCGTGCTATTCTAAGAAGCCAACAATTAGCTGCGAGAATTCCGCGTCTAAGCGATGACGCGTATAATATCCAGCTTTCATGAAGGTAATATGTATTGATGCCGGTGGCAATAGTATGGACGAAAAAACAATTGGCGGTTATTCGGATAAAAGAAGGCACTTTATTGTTTGGAGGTAACTTGCGGTCTTTTCTTAAGTCAAAACCAAAGTGTGGGTATGTGAAAGACCCTTTGGTTCGTAAGGGTTGTGGCTCAGATGCTGTTCCGTTTTCGGAAGGTTCGTCTACTCTCGAAACAGAATCCTGTAGTGATGGGGGTGGCCCATCATGCTACCTCTTGATAAATGCCGGAAGATTCTCAATCAGCCCAACTTGGAAGATGATGCTGTCGATAAGATTCGCAATCAATTATATGCTATTGCCGAATTGCTGGTGAGTGACTTTCTTAAGAACAAACAAGTGGACGAACTGGAGTCCGACCCTTAAGCCAGGAGTTTGTGATGATGGATAAGCCGAAGAAGGCGATAATCTACTGCCGGGTTTCGTCTAAAGAGCAAACCTCGGGATATAGCCTGAAGAACCAAGAGGTTGCGTGCAAGGCGTTTGCGGAACGAAGCGGCTACGCCGTAAAGCGGGTTTTCGTTAATCACGAAGGTGAATCAGCCAAAACGAAGAATCGACCTGTCCTCAAAACGATGTGGGAATATGTAGCCAAAGAACATCGTAGTATTGACGCGCTGATTGTATGGAAAATCGACCGCCTTTCACGGAACATGGCCGATCTCCTGGACATGCATCAGGAATTAAAGAAGCTCGGGATAGATGTTCGTTCAGCCACAGAGCAGACCGATGACACTTCTACGGGTAAACTGATGCGAAACATCATCGGGTCGTTTGCTCAGTTCGAGAACGATGTCAAGTCGGAACGCACAGTAGCCGGTATGCGAAAGGCAGTGGAAGAGGGTCGTTGGGTCTGGAAACCACCTCTTGGTTATCGGATGGGCGAAGATAACTACGGTAAGAAGACTCTAATTACAGACGAGAATGCGACGTTTGTGACTGAGGCTTTTCAGCTTGCGGCAAAAGGTCTTCACACGCAGGTGGAGATTTGTCGCCGACTTAGGCTTAAAGGATTTCCCATGTACGAGCAGAGATTGAACCGCCTGCTGCGCAGTCCGATTTACGCGGGTCTGATCGTCAAGCCTGAATGGACTCCTGAACCGATCAAGGGCGTTCATGACCCTCTGGTCACTGTCGAATTGTTCAATAAGGTCCAGCAGATTCTGGACGGAAAGAAAGTTTCGCTTCGACCCCGTAGACGCAACCACCCAGACTTCCCGCTGAGGAATTTTATTGTCTGTCCTGAGTGCCAGGGTCCGGTGACGGGCAGCGGCTCAATAGGCAGGCGCGGCAAACGCTACACTTACTATCACTGTGGAGGAAACAGGTGTGGATTCGGCAGTGTTCCGACTACGAGGCTTCACGTTCAGTTTGCAAAGCTCCTCACCGCGGTTAAGCCCACGGATGAAAACTTGCGTTTGTTTGAAGCCATAGTGGGAGATGTGTGGGGTTCTCGCCATCAGCTTCGCATAAGCCAAGAGCGTCGCGTCCGTTCCCAAATCCATAAACTTGAGGAGCGAGGCCGCAAGGCCCGGAACTTGCTTCTCAAGGGCACTCTAAGCGAGGATGACTACTTGGACGAGTCGGACACTATTCGCGACCAGATCGGTGGTCTACAGGCAGAATTGGATGAATTACAGGTATCCCTGGAGGGCATTGAGCCTTGTGTGAGCTATTGTTGTGATCTACTGAAAAAACCTGCGGAGTTTTGGGTGTCTGCAAGTCTTGACAACAAGCAGAGGTTCCAAAACTTCGTATTTCCGACTGGAATAACGTATTTCGGCGGCTCTTTTGGAACCGCCGAAACCTCCATAATTTTCAACGTCTTAGGGGGAAAGAACGCTGAAAAATCAAATTTGGTGACCCCTACGGGAGTCGAACCCGTGTTTGCGCCGTGAAAGGGCGCCGTCCTAGGCCACTGGACGAAGGGGTCATAAACCGATCTGTCGGTCGTCTATAATATACCTTTTGCCGCCCCTGTCAAGCAATATCAGAAAACTGAAATGATAACAAAACCACCCCTCGGGCACCGGGCGAAAAGTGGCTTAGTCGAAGATCAGCAAGCAAACACTCTAAGTCGTCTCGTCGGCGTATTGGGTAGCCAAAATCTCTCGAGCCCGATTCCGCACGAAGGCATAACTCAAGCTGTTGACCGAATTGAACTCGGCCACCCGCACACACATCTCTTTAGCTCTTTCGTGATCGTTAAGCCCCTGATAAGCCAGCATCATGCGAAAATGGGTATAGGGACTCTGCTGGTCGGCCCGCGTCAGTTCTTCAATGGCTCGCCCATACATCTTCTCTTCAAGCGCAATTATCGCCATCAACTGATGCGCGTTGGTTATCAAACCGTTGTTTTCCAGGGCCTGAGCTTCTTTCTGATACGCCCGTGCTTTAGCTTTGGCGGTGGCCAGGTCCTTCTTCATAAGAGCAATGCGAGACGAAAGAAACTGGTATAACCGCTCGCTGTTCTTCTTGACCGGCTTGGACAGCTCTGAGTTCTCAATCAACTTCAGCGCTTTTTTGTACACTTTGCGCGCCTTATCCGGCTCACCCGCTTCCAGAAAAACACCCCCCATAGATGTCAGATCAGCGGCCATAGCACCAACGTCCCAACCCTCCTCGGCCAACTCATATTGGCTGTGAAGCGCAGCTATTGCCTCCTCGAAACGTCTCTCGTAGGCATAAGTAACAGCTATAGCATTGTACCCTTGGCGACGAGCGCCCACATCAGTGGTCCCATCCACCATATGCGTCTGCAGTCGTTCCCTCGCCTTATCGTATTCGTCCTTGAAACAGAGATTGGTGGCAATCCCGATGTGCGAGAAATTGAATTCCGAATTCTGCGCCAACGCCTTTTCATACATCTCTATAGACTCATCATACTTACCCATTTTCATCAGCAGTTCGGCGTATGAGTCGTAAGGGTTGGGATCATCCGGAATCAACTCAATGTACTTCTTGAAAGCCCTTTCAGCGGCGTCAAAGCGGCTCAAAGCCCGGTAGGCATATCCCATCTGGTTGTATGGTGTCGAATAGGTCGAGTCTAATTCAAGTACGCGAACATAGAACCGGATAGCCCGCTCGTAGTTCTGGCCGCCGAAGTAAAAATTGGCCAACCTGATTAGCGCCCGTGGATCGTTGGGGTGCAACTCGACCAACTGCTGCAAGTATTCCTGTGTTGAGGCCTGATCGTTGTCACTGCCGGCTTTGAAAGCCAGGATCATCAGCCGCTCACCCTCGGACACTTTGTCCACCTGCGCCACAGCCTTATTCAGATGCTCGAAGAAACCCTTGTTAGTCCCGACCGCAACTGCATACTCCATGTGAGCCATGGCAAAGTCCGGATCAAGCTTGAGCGCTTGCTCAAAGTAGGGCCGGGAATCTACAATACGCAGTTTCTCCTGTAAGTCCCGCCCGGCAAGATAGGCCTCGCGTGCTTCCTGCGACGTAGTTGTTATCGGCACGTTTTCAGCCGACTGTTTGGTGCAGCCCACCATCAGTGCTGTCATTACGGTTAAAACCGCTATCAGTAGTAATCCGGACTTTTTCATCATATTCCTTTTCTCGTCCTTTTTCTCACACTATCTACTACGATAAACAACGACAAACGGAGAAAGTTTTCAAGAAAATAATAGAGGGTACATTCTGAGTCTGGCGCCTAAACGCAATCAGCTGCCCTCCCCCCCACAAACTTGACTCCCCAGCCACACCCACCGATAATACAACCATGTTCGCCTCATCCGGAAAACTCCTGGCCGTGGCCGTATTCACAATACTCTTGATCCTGGCCGTCAACTTAGCCTGGTGGCTATTCTATGACCGCACCGAACAGATGCTCGACCAACAACTCAGCCGCCGCCTGGCCGCCGTGGCCGGCACCACCGCCCTGTCGCTGGACCCAACCACTATCGACAATCTTGTCATTGGTGACATCGAGGCATGGCTCCGGGTCAACGAACTCCTGACCGAAGCGCGCAATTCAGATTCCCTCTCCGAAGTCTTCATTCTCGATGACAACTACACCTATCTCGCCACCACCTCCACAGCCACCGACTCAGTCTACTTTCTGGCCGGATTAAACGCAGTTTATGTCGACTCACTGTTTTACAGCGAGACCGAACGACCTATCGTCACCCAAGCCTACCCCTCCGGGTCGATCATTCTGAAATCCGCTTTCGTGCCGCTTTTCGATGAACTAGGCAGCATCAGTGCAGTCCTCGGCATCGAGGCCAGCGTTGACTACTTCGACGCCATGGCCGATCTGAAACAGAATCTCTATCTGTCCAGCGCGGTCTCTGTTTTGGGTGGCCTCCTCTTCGGTCTTTTGTTCATACTGGTACAACGCCGCCTTAACAAGGCTCAGCAACAGCTGTTCATGACTGAGACCCACGCCTACCTCGGACGCATGGTGGCCGTGGTCGCACACGAGATCAAAAACCCGTTGATGATTATCCGGGCCTCGGCCGAACGACTGGCCAAAAAACAAAAAGCACCGGAGAGCGAGTTCGTGATCGAGGAAGTCGACCGTCTCAATCAGATCGTCAGTGGCTACCTTGACTTTGCCAAGGGGGGTAGAGGTGGTTCAGCCCTCGGCGACGAACGACTATCCGAGGTCGACCTGCACGAACTATGCGCGTCTATCCGCCGTCACTTTCAGGACAAATATCCCGACAACGAAATCAGTTGGCTGCCCCAAAGCGCTGGCGGCAATACCGCCGTCACCAAAAAACTGGTTTACCAGTGTCACCCGCGTTCGTTAAGGCAGGTGATTCTGAATCTGTTGATCAACTCGGCCGACGCCTGCCTCAGTGCATCCCGACCGATCAGCGTCGGCCTCACCGCCATAGATCATAACGACACTATCAGCATAACCGTAAGCGACCAGGGACCGGGCATGACCAAACGGGAACTGGCCCACGCCTTCGATCCTTTTTTCACCACTAAACTGACCGGCTCCGGATTGGGCTTGTATCTCAGCCGGAAAATCGTTGCCGAGATGGACGGTGTTTTGGATATTGTCAGCAGTCCGGGCAACGGCACTCAGGTGATCATCCGGCTGCCAAAAATGCCGAGTAATTGAAAATGGCCAACATTTTAGTAATCGATGACGAACCAAAAATGACCTCGCTGATCTGCGGCCAGCTTGAAGACGCCGGTCACCAGGTCACCACCAGTACACAGCCGAAAGAGGCGCTGGGTCTCATCACCGAACATTCGTTCGATATTGTTATCACCGACCTCTCTATGCCCGAGGTATCCGGTATGGAGATTCTCGACAAAGCACTCAGCAAAGAAGGCACTCAAGTTGTCATGATGACCGCTTACGGCTCAGCCGAGACGGCGGTGGAAGCGATGAAAAAGGGCGCCGCCGACTATCTGCTCAAACCCTTTTCGCTGGACGAACTTGAGATTCTGGTAGGCAAACTGGCTGACCAACAAAAACAGTCCGCGCTCATCGACCATCTCAAAAAAGAATCGCAAACGGCATACACCGACTTTGTCGGCTCTTCAGCTGCCACCGTGGCCGTCAAGAGCGACCTGGCCAAAGTAGCCGCCACCGACACCACCGTGCTGCTCACCGGACGCTCCGGCACCGGCAAAGAACTGGCTGCCCGCATGGTGCACGATCTGTCGACCCGCCAGGACCAGCCGTTCATCGCCGTCAACTGCGCCGCACTGACCGAGTCGCTTTTGGAGTCGGAACTGTTCGGACACGAGAAAGGCGCCTTCACCGGCGCCGTCGCCCGCAAGCGGGGACGATTCGAACTGGCCGACAAAGGCAGCATTTTTCTCGATGAAATCGCGGAAACCTCGTCAGCCTTGCAATCCAAACTGCTGCGCGTACTGGAAGAGAAAAAACTCTTCCGAGTAGGCGGCGTCGATCCTATCGACATCGATGTCCGAATCATAGCCGCCACCAACCGTGAGCTCAAAAGCGAAATCGAAAAAGGGACTTTTCGTGAAGATCTGTACTACCGACTGAATGTCTTCCCCATTGAAATGCCCGGGCTGTCGACACGTCGCGACGATATTATCGAACTGGCTCAACACTTTCTGACCTCTCTGAACTATCATCACCCCGACCTGTCTGAGCCGGTCCGGAAACTGCTTATGAAATACGATTGGCCAGGCAATATCCGTGAACTCAAAAACGTCATCGAACGAGCCACGATACTGGCCGGCGGTGAACCGATTGATACCGAAGATTTCTCGCTGGACATTGACGATGCTCCGTTGGTCGACTCGGGAACAGCCGGAGCCGGGGCCGCCGAGGGTTTGGAAACAGCCGAGAAAATCATGATTCTCACCGCTCTCGACCGCGCCGAAGGCAACAAAACCGAAGCAGCCAAACTGCTCAAAATAAGCCGACGCCGATTGTACAGCAGGATGAAAGTTCATGATATCAAACCATAGTGCTCCTTTAGGTCCGGCCATCTGTACCGTCTGGTACAGATTCGTATGGGCCAGGCTGGAACGACAAAAAACGGCAACCTGTAGTGGCAACAGTGGCAGGAAGTTAGCCCGACCGAATCGATTGAGCCAGGATCGGCACACCGTTTGATTATACTCCTAATGGATTTTGACCAGGAGTTATGATGTATCGAAATACAATACTGACTTTGACCATCCTCGGTCTGCTGATAATCGTGGCAGGTTCTGTCCCTGCTCAGACCACCGACGATCGCGGAAGCCTCACCGACGCCCTCAGAGCCGAGCTGGAACGCACCGATCAATTGATCGAACGGGCCAAAGAAGCGGTCCAGGCATCCCAGTCACCGGTGGCTCGGCTCAATCTGGAGGCGGCTATAGATCTGCAATCGCAGGCGTGGCGTGCCTACGAAAACGAATACCCCCGCCTGGCATTGCGTCTTACCAAACAAGCCCGCGAAAGAGCCAAGAAGGCGATCGCCACCGGACGCATGAGCGAACAAAGCCAACACGTTGTTCTGACCAAACTGGAACGCACGGCTGAGATGCTGGAACGAGCCCGCAACCAACTCATTGATCAATCTGACAGCCACTACCTGGCCATACTGCAATCGGCTCAGGACAACCTCGACAAAGCCTGGGAGTTCTACAGGCTTGGCCAGTTCCGCGCCGCTTTGATGCTGGCCAACCAGGCAGAAAAAGCACTGGACAAACTGGTCCGCTCCTCGAATCGTGATCTGCGCAACCGATTGAATTTCGAGCGGCGCGCCGACGCCGCCCAGCAATTGCTCGAACGGGCCCGTACCCTTCTGGCCGAATGCACATCGCCGGCCGCGCAACAACTGGCCCAACATGCCGTTGAGGCCTACGAGCAGGCCAACAAGTTTGCCGCCAACGAAAGATTCCAGGCAGCTATCCAGGCACTGCAACGATCCAGAAAAATGGCCAATCAAGCGCTGCGTGAATGTCGTGGTGATGATGTTCTTATCAAACGGTACGAGAGGCTGAAAAACGAATTTGATCGCCTGGCTGAGGTTGTTGCACCCTCCGATGACCGCGGTCAGAAGTTTCTTGAGATGGCCGCTGAACAGCTTGAGCTCGCACGAGAAGGGCTCGACAATGATCGCTCCGAAACAGCCGCTGCCGCCCTTAAAGCTACCGAGATGACATTGACACAACTGAAGAGATACCTTGATGCCGGTTAATAACCGGATGCTGTGCTTGAAAACATCACGACAACGCCCGCTTGTTGCAGCGGGCGTTGTTTTGTAGTAGGTTCTTTGCGACCGGATGGACAGGACGCAACCAATCCTCGAGGTAGTATTGCAAGCCCGCTTGAACGCCACCCACACATTAATACTCATTACCGTCCTCTGCCTGACACTGTCCGCGCACAGTGGTGATCTGACAATCAACGCCGGGTTGGGATATGATCTGTTGTCGCAGGAATACTTCCTGGACAACCTCGTCCCCTCGGGCGCAGACTCGGTTTTGGTAGAATGGTCATTGACCAAAGACTACCTCGATGACCTCAAAGGCCAGTTGTGGGTCAAGTACCGGCCGTTCGATGACAACCGTATGGAACTCCGCGCCGGTTACGATCAGACCGCCGAGTTCCTGCGGTTGCGACTGACCGGCGATTTTTCAAAGCGCTGGCACGACCGAAAGGTACAAGTGGTCGGACGAGTGGAAGTCAAAGATCGTTACCGCGGCCAAACCGAATTCGGAGATAGCTATCTTCGCGCCTCCGCCCGAAGCAAATTCTCGGCACCCTTGGGTAGTTCCACCAGCATCACCATGCAATTGAAAGGTGACGGTGTACGCTTTCAATCGGTCTCCACCTACAACTACAACCATTTTCGCATCGGTGGCTCCATCGGCCTTGAGAAACTATTTGGCGACTTCTCCTTCGCCGACTTCAAACTGACCGTCGACCAACGAAAAGTCCCCGACAGTCTGGCTCTTGACTATCTCTCGCTCGGCGCCGAAGCAACCTGTCTGGCCTTTTACCGCCTGGGCGAAATCGACATCTGGGCCGGACTTACTCAGAAAAACTACAACCAGCCCGAACACAAAGACGACCATCACCGCCTCGTGTTTCAGGCCG
This genomic interval carries:
- a CDS encoding HAMP domain-containing histidine kinase, encoding MFASSGKLLAVAVFTILLILAVNLAWWLFYDRTEQMLDQQLSRRLAAVAGTTALSLDPTTIDNLVIGDIEAWLRVNELLTEARNSDSLSEVFILDDNYTYLATTSTATDSVYFLAGLNAVYVDSLFYSETERPIVTQAYPSGSIILKSAFVPLFDELGSISAVLGIEASVDYFDAMADLKQNLYLSSAVSVLGGLLFGLLFILVQRRLNKAQQQLFMTETHAYLGRMVAVVAHEIKNPLMIIRASAERLAKKQKAPESEFVIEEVDRLNQIVSGYLDFAKGGRGGSALGDERLSEVDLHELCASIRRHFQDKYPDNEISWLPQSAGGNTAVTKKLVYQCHPRSLRQVILNLLINSADACLSASRPISVGLTAIDHNDTISITVSDQGPGMTKRELAHAFDPFFTTKLTGSGLGLYLSRKIVAEMDGVLDIVSSPGNGTQVIIRLPKMPSN
- a CDS encoding sigma-54 dependent transcriptional regulator — protein: MANILVIDDEPKMTSLICGQLEDAGHQVTTSTQPKEALGLITEHSFDIVITDLSMPEVSGMEILDKALSKEGTQVVMMTAYGSAETAVEAMKKGAADYLLKPFSLDELEILVGKLADQQKQSALIDHLKKESQTAYTDFVGSSAATVAVKSDLAKVAATDTTVLLTGRSGTGKELAARMVHDLSTRQDQPFIAVNCAALTESLLESELFGHEKGAFTGAVARKRGRFELADKGSIFLDEIAETSSALQSKLLRVLEEKKLFRVGGVDPIDIDVRIIAATNRELKSEIEKGTFREDLYYRLNVFPIEMPGLSTRRDDIIELAQHFLTSLNYHHPDLSEPVRKLLMKYDWPGNIRELKNVIERATILAGGEPIDTEDFSLDIDDAPLVDSGTAGAGAAEGLETAEKIMILTALDRAEGNKTEAAKLLKISRRRLYSRMKVHDIKP
- a CDS encoding tetratricopeptide repeat protein produces the protein MMKKSGLLLIAVLTVMTALMVGCTKQSAENVPITTTSQEAREAYLAGRDLQEKLRIVDSRPYFEQALKLDPDFAMAHMEYAVAVGTNKGFFEHLNKAVAQVDKVSEGERLMILAFKAGSDNDQASTQEYLQQLVELHPNDPRALIRLANFYFGGQNYERAIRFYVRVLELDSTYSTPYNQMGYAYRALSRFDAAERAFKKYIELIPDDPNPYDSYAELLMKMGKYDESIEMYEKALAQNSEFNFSHIGIATNLCFKDEYDKARERLQTHMVDGTTDVGARRQGYNAIAVTYAYERRFEEAIAALHSQYELAEEGWDVGAMAADLTSMGGVFLEAGEPDKARKVYKKALKLIENSELSKPVKKNSERLYQFLSSRIALMKKDLATAKAKARAYQKEAQALENNGLITNAHQLMAIIALEEKMYGRAIEELTRADQQSPYTHFRMMLAYQGLNDHERAKEMCVRVAEFNSVNSLSYAFVRNRAREILATQYADETT